The following are encoded together in the Coffea arabica cultivar ET-39 chromosome 1c, Coffea Arabica ET-39 HiFi, whole genome shotgun sequence genome:
- the LOC113727764 gene encoding uncharacterized protein, whose amino-acid sequence MGGLWGHVVHGLAFVLFGIWHLLSHMRYHFLHPKSYTSLPWFPTSKFRYLELFLIMGGSVASISLELFISPSKHQPLDPDGTIPSSHLHNFEHSNISLTFFVYALFAIILDKIQPPAQYGLTQMLGGIAFGQQFLLLHLHSTDHMGVEGQYHWLLQIVILVSFFTTFLSIGYPKSFLNSFIRSLSILFQGIWLMIMGIMLWTPEYIPKGCFIKLQEGHYVVRCHDHEALERAKALVNIQFSWYLTGATLFGLCLYLVLYKMFLGKVEYQSLTSSEDDDDIETQKTNKETFSRTKE is encoded by the coding sequence ATGGGCGGTTTATGGGGACATGTGGTACACGGATTAGCCTTCGTTCTATTTGGGATCTGGCATTTACTTAGCCATATGAGATATCATTTTCTACATCCAAAATCCTATACATCTTTGCCATGGTTTCCAACTTCAAAATTCAGGTATTTGGAGCTTTTTCTAATCATGGGAGGAAGCGTTGCCTCAATATCCTTGGAACTCTTCATTTCTCCAAGCAAGCACCAACCCTTGGACCCTGATGGAACCATCCCATCAAGCCATCTTCACAACTTTGAGCACTCAAACATATCCTTGACCTTCTTTGTTTATGCACTTTTTGCAATCATTCTCGACAAGATTCAGCCACCAGCTCAATATGGCCTTACCCAAATGCTTGGAGGCATTGCTTTTGGCCAACAATTTCTCCTCTTGCATCTCCACTCTACCGATCACATGGGAGTGGAAGGCCAATACCACTGGCTTCTACAAATTGTCATACTTGTCTCATTTTTCACTACCTTCCTAAGCATAGGGTATCCCAAGAGTTTCTTGAATAGTTTTATAAGGTCTCTTAGCATCTTGTTCCAAGGGATTTGGCTGATGATAATGGGAATCATGCTCTGGACACCAGAGTATATTCCCAAAGGCTGTTTTATTAAGTTGCAAGAGGGTCATTATGTTGTCAGATGCCATGATCATGAAGCCCTTGAAAGAGCTAAAGCATTGGTGAATATTCAATTTAGCTGGTACTTAACTGGAGCTACACTTTTTGGGCTGTGTCTTTATTTGGTACTCTACAAAATGTTCCTTGGAAAAGTTGAGTATCAATCTTTAACAAGCtctgaggatgatgatgatatTGAGACTCAGAAAACGAACAAAGAGACTTTTTCAAGGACAAAAGAGTGA